A window of Castanea sativa cultivar Marrone di Chiusa Pesio chromosome 1, ASM4071231v1 contains these coding sequences:
- the LOC142613071 gene encoding aminopeptidase M1-like isoform X2 codes for MEQFKGQSRLPKFAVPKRYDIHLKPDLTACNFAGSVAIHLHIVADTTFIVLNAADLSVHSASLSFDSGSSSSSSSKVLEPSKIELVEADEILVLEFPHTLPLGIGVLNIAFQGTLNDKMKGFYRSTYEHNGEKKNMAVTQFEPADARRCFPCWDEPACKATFKITLDVPSELIALSNMPIIEEKVDGHRKTVSYQESPIMSTYLVAVVVGLFDYVEDHTSDGIKVRVYCQVGKADQGKFALDVAVKTLGLYKEYFAVPYSLPKLDMIAIPDFAAGAMENYGLVTYRETALLYDEQHSAAANKQRVATVVAHELAHQWFGNLVTMEWWTHLWLNEGFATWVSYLATDSLFPEWKIWTQFLDETTEGLRLDGLAESHPIEVEINHASEIDEIFDAISYRKGASVIRMLQSYLGAECFQRSLASYIKKYACSNAKTEDLWAALEEGSGEPVNKLMNSWTKQKGYPVVSVEVKDQTLVFEQSQFLSSGSHGDGQWIVPITLCCGLYDARKNFLLQTKSETLNIKEFLSDKSNSASAWIKLNVDQAGFYRVKYDEDLAARLRYAIENNYLSATDRFGILDDSFALCMARKQSLTSLLTLMGAYREEVEYTVLSNLISISYKIVRIAADATPDLVDYIKQFFVSLFQCSAEKLGWDPKTGESHLDAMLRGEVLNALALFGHDLTLNEASRRFHAFLDDKNTPLLPPDTRKAAYVAVMRRVSTSNKLAFESLLRLYKETDLSQEKTRILSSLASSPDPNIILEVLNFLLSSEVRSQDAVFGLAISIEGRETGWTWLKDNWEHISKTWGSGFLITRFVSAIVSPFASFEKAKEIEEYFASRSVPSIARTLKQSIERIHINANWVQNVQNEKHLAEAVKELAHRKY; via the exons ATGGAGCAGTTCAAAGGGCAGTCTCGCCTCCCCAAATTCGCCGTTCCGAAACGCTACGACATACACCTCAAACCAGACCTCACCGCCTGCAACTTCGCCGGCTCCGTCGCCATCCACCTCCACATCGTCGCCGATACCACCTTCATCGTCCTCAATGCCGCCGATCTCTCCGTCCATTCTGCCTCCCTTTCCTTCGACTCtggctcttcttcttcttcttcttctaag GTTTTGGAGCCTTCAAAAATTGAATTGGTTGAAGCGGATGAGATTTTGGTTCTGGAGTTCCCTCACACGCTTCCCCTTGGAATCGGAGTTCTCAATATCGCTTTTCAAGGAACTTTGAACGATAAAATGAAGGGCTTCTATAGAAG TACATATGAGCATAATGGTGAGAAAAAGAATATGGCAGTTACGCAGTTTGAACCAGCTGATGCTAGGCGATGCTTTCCATGTTGGGATGAACCTGCTTGCAAG GCTACATTCAAAATCACTCTGGATGTGCCATCTGAATTAATAGCTCTTTCCAACATGCCAATCATTGAAGAAAAAGTGGATGGGCATCGGAAGACAGTTTCATATCAAGAATCACCAATAATGTCTACATATTTGGTGGCAGTTGTTGTTGGATTGTTTGATTATGTGGAAGATCACACATCTGATG GGATCAAAGTTCGAGTGTATTGTCAGGTAGGTAAGGCAGATCAAGGGAAATTTGCGTTGGATGTTGCTGTGAAGACACTTGGATTATACAAAGA ATACTTTGCAGTGCCTTACTCTCTTCCCAAATTGGATATGATTGCAATCCCTGATTTTGCTGCTGGGGCCATGGAGAATTATGGTTTAGTTACATACCGGGAAACAGCTTTACTCTACGACGAACAGCATTCTGCAGCTGCCAATAAGCAGAGG GTTGCGACTGTCGTAGCCCATGAATTGGCACACCAGTGGTTTGGCAATCTTGTAACAATGGAATGGTGGACTCATTTATGGCTGAATGAGGGGTTCGCAACATGG GTTAGCTATTTAGCAACTGATAGCTTGTTTCCAGAATGGAAAATATGGACTCAGTTTCTTGATGAAACCACAGAGGGTCTGAGGCTGGATGGGCTTGCAGAGTCACACCCCATTGAG GTGGAGATAAATCATGCTAGTGAGATCGATGAAATTTTTGATGCCATAAGTTATAGAAAAGGTGCATCTGTTATCCGGATGCTGCAAAGCTATCTTGGTGCTGAATGCTTTCAG AGGTCACTTgcttcatatataaaaaaatatgcttGCTCAAATGCCAAGACAGAAGACTTATGGGCTGCTCTTGAGGAGGGATCTGGTGAGCCTGTGAACAAACTAATGAATTCGTGGACAAAGCAAAAGGGATACCCAGTTGTCTCTGTGGAAGTCAAAGATCAGACATTGGTGTTTGAGCAG TCGCAATTTTTGTCAAGTGGTTCCCATGGGGATGGGCAATGGATTGTCCCTATAACATTATGCTGTGGCTTATATGATGCGCGCAAGAATTTTCTACTGCAGACAAAATCTGAAACTCTTAATATCAAGGAATTCCTGAGTGATAAAAGCAATTCAGCATCTGCTTGGATAAAACTTAATGTTGATCAAGCTGGTTTCTATAGGGTGAAATATGATGAGGACCTTGCTGCTAGACTTAGATATGCAATAGAGAACAATTACTTATCTGCAACAGACAGATTTG GCATTCTGGATGATTCATTTGCCCTTTGTATGGCTCGCAAGCAGTCTTTGACCTCATTGCTAACCTTGATGGGTGCTTACCGGGAGGAAGTTGAATATACCGTGCTGTCTAATTTGATTAGT ATAAGTTATAAGATTGTAAGAATTGCAGCTGATGCAACCCCTGATTTAGTGGATTacattaaacaattttttgttagcCTTTTCCAGTGTTCTGCAGA GAAGCTTGGTTGGGACCCTAAGACAGGTGAGAGCCATCTAGATGCAATGTTGAGAGGAGAGGTTTTGAATGCCCTTGCTTTGTTTGGACATGATCTGACACTAAATGAAGCAAGCAGGCGTTTTCATGCATTCTTGGATGACAAAAACACTCCACTCCTCCCTCCTGACACAAGAAAG GCAGCATATGTGGCTGTAATGCGGAGGGTCAGCACCTCGAACAAATTGGCTTTTGAATCTCTTCTGAGATTGTACAAAGAAACTGATTTAAGCCAGGAGAAAACACGCATCCTAA GTTCATTAGCATCTTCTCCAGACCCCAACATAATTCTTGAAGTTCTCAACTTTTTATTGTCTTCTGAG GTTCGTAGCCAAGATGCTGTTTTTGGACTTGCTATAAGTATTGAAGGACGTGAAACAGGTTGGACATGGCTAAAG GATAACTGGGAGCATATATCAAAAACCTGGGGTTCCGGATTTCTAATAACTCGCTTTGTCAGTGCAATTGTCTCTCCG TTTGCGTCATTCGAGAAGGCCAAGGAAATAGAGGAGTATTTTGCAAGCCGCAGTGTGCCCTCTATTGCAAGAACCCTGAAACAGAGCATTGAACGAATTCACATCAATGCAAATTGGGTTCAGAATGTTCAAAATGAGAAACATCTTGCCGAGGCCGTGAAGGAGTTGGCACACAGGAAGTACTAG
- the LOC142613071 gene encoding aminopeptidase M1-like isoform X1, which produces MEQFKGQSRLPKFAVPKRYDIHLKPDLTACNFAGSVAIHLHIVADTTFIVLNAADLSVHSASLSFDSGSSSSSSSKVLEPSKIELVEADEILVLEFPHTLPLGIGVLNIAFQGTLNDKMKGFYRSTYEHNGEKKNMAVTQFEPADARRCFPCWDEPACKATFKITLDVPSELIALSNMPIIEEKVDGHRKTVSYQESPIMSTYLVAVVVGLFDYVEDHTSDGKLHPLFSFRLVRLQLFLLTFVILHLHIGIKVRVYCQVGKADQGKFALDVAVKTLGLYKEYFAVPYSLPKLDMIAIPDFAAGAMENYGLVTYRETALLYDEQHSAAANKQRVATVVAHELAHQWFGNLVTMEWWTHLWLNEGFATWVSYLATDSLFPEWKIWTQFLDETTEGLRLDGLAESHPIEVEINHASEIDEIFDAISYRKGASVIRMLQSYLGAECFQRSLASYIKKYACSNAKTEDLWAALEEGSGEPVNKLMNSWTKQKGYPVVSVEVKDQTLVFEQSQFLSSGSHGDGQWIVPITLCCGLYDARKNFLLQTKSETLNIKEFLSDKSNSASAWIKLNVDQAGFYRVKYDEDLAARLRYAIENNYLSATDRFGILDDSFALCMARKQSLTSLLTLMGAYREEVEYTVLSNLISISYKIVRIAADATPDLVDYIKQFFVSLFQCSAEKLGWDPKTGESHLDAMLRGEVLNALALFGHDLTLNEASRRFHAFLDDKNTPLLPPDTRKAAYVAVMRRVSTSNKLAFESLLRLYKETDLSQEKTRILSSLASSPDPNIILEVLNFLLSSEVRSQDAVFGLAISIEGRETGWTWLKDNWEHISKTWGSGFLITRFVSAIVSPFASFEKAKEIEEYFASRSVPSIARTLKQSIERIHINANWVQNVQNEKHLAEAVKELAHRKY; this is translated from the exons ATGGAGCAGTTCAAAGGGCAGTCTCGCCTCCCCAAATTCGCCGTTCCGAAACGCTACGACATACACCTCAAACCAGACCTCACCGCCTGCAACTTCGCCGGCTCCGTCGCCATCCACCTCCACATCGTCGCCGATACCACCTTCATCGTCCTCAATGCCGCCGATCTCTCCGTCCATTCTGCCTCCCTTTCCTTCGACTCtggctcttcttcttcttcttcttctaag GTTTTGGAGCCTTCAAAAATTGAATTGGTTGAAGCGGATGAGATTTTGGTTCTGGAGTTCCCTCACACGCTTCCCCTTGGAATCGGAGTTCTCAATATCGCTTTTCAAGGAACTTTGAACGATAAAATGAAGGGCTTCTATAGAAG TACATATGAGCATAATGGTGAGAAAAAGAATATGGCAGTTACGCAGTTTGAACCAGCTGATGCTAGGCGATGCTTTCCATGTTGGGATGAACCTGCTTGCAAG GCTACATTCAAAATCACTCTGGATGTGCCATCTGAATTAATAGCTCTTTCCAACATGCCAATCATTGAAGAAAAAGTGGATGGGCATCGGAAGACAGTTTCATATCAAGAATCACCAATAATGTCTACATATTTGGTGGCAGTTGTTGTTGGATTGTTTGATTATGTGGAAGATCACACATCTGATGGTAAACTTCATCCACTATTTTCATTTCGTCTTGTGAGATTACAGCTTTTTTTGTTGACATTTGTAATCTTACATCTCCATATAGGGATCAAAGTTCGAGTGTATTGTCAGGTAGGTAAGGCAGATCAAGGGAAATTTGCGTTGGATGTTGCTGTGAAGACACTTGGATTATACAAAGA ATACTTTGCAGTGCCTTACTCTCTTCCCAAATTGGATATGATTGCAATCCCTGATTTTGCTGCTGGGGCCATGGAGAATTATGGTTTAGTTACATACCGGGAAACAGCTTTACTCTACGACGAACAGCATTCTGCAGCTGCCAATAAGCAGAGG GTTGCGACTGTCGTAGCCCATGAATTGGCACACCAGTGGTTTGGCAATCTTGTAACAATGGAATGGTGGACTCATTTATGGCTGAATGAGGGGTTCGCAACATGG GTTAGCTATTTAGCAACTGATAGCTTGTTTCCAGAATGGAAAATATGGACTCAGTTTCTTGATGAAACCACAGAGGGTCTGAGGCTGGATGGGCTTGCAGAGTCACACCCCATTGAG GTGGAGATAAATCATGCTAGTGAGATCGATGAAATTTTTGATGCCATAAGTTATAGAAAAGGTGCATCTGTTATCCGGATGCTGCAAAGCTATCTTGGTGCTGAATGCTTTCAG AGGTCACTTgcttcatatataaaaaaatatgcttGCTCAAATGCCAAGACAGAAGACTTATGGGCTGCTCTTGAGGAGGGATCTGGTGAGCCTGTGAACAAACTAATGAATTCGTGGACAAAGCAAAAGGGATACCCAGTTGTCTCTGTGGAAGTCAAAGATCAGACATTGGTGTTTGAGCAG TCGCAATTTTTGTCAAGTGGTTCCCATGGGGATGGGCAATGGATTGTCCCTATAACATTATGCTGTGGCTTATATGATGCGCGCAAGAATTTTCTACTGCAGACAAAATCTGAAACTCTTAATATCAAGGAATTCCTGAGTGATAAAAGCAATTCAGCATCTGCTTGGATAAAACTTAATGTTGATCAAGCTGGTTTCTATAGGGTGAAATATGATGAGGACCTTGCTGCTAGACTTAGATATGCAATAGAGAACAATTACTTATCTGCAACAGACAGATTTG GCATTCTGGATGATTCATTTGCCCTTTGTATGGCTCGCAAGCAGTCTTTGACCTCATTGCTAACCTTGATGGGTGCTTACCGGGAGGAAGTTGAATATACCGTGCTGTCTAATTTGATTAGT ATAAGTTATAAGATTGTAAGAATTGCAGCTGATGCAACCCCTGATTTAGTGGATTacattaaacaattttttgttagcCTTTTCCAGTGTTCTGCAGA GAAGCTTGGTTGGGACCCTAAGACAGGTGAGAGCCATCTAGATGCAATGTTGAGAGGAGAGGTTTTGAATGCCCTTGCTTTGTTTGGACATGATCTGACACTAAATGAAGCAAGCAGGCGTTTTCATGCATTCTTGGATGACAAAAACACTCCACTCCTCCCTCCTGACACAAGAAAG GCAGCATATGTGGCTGTAATGCGGAGGGTCAGCACCTCGAACAAATTGGCTTTTGAATCTCTTCTGAGATTGTACAAAGAAACTGATTTAAGCCAGGAGAAAACACGCATCCTAA GTTCATTAGCATCTTCTCCAGACCCCAACATAATTCTTGAAGTTCTCAACTTTTTATTGTCTTCTGAG GTTCGTAGCCAAGATGCTGTTTTTGGACTTGCTATAAGTATTGAAGGACGTGAAACAGGTTGGACATGGCTAAAG GATAACTGGGAGCATATATCAAAAACCTGGGGTTCCGGATTTCTAATAACTCGCTTTGTCAGTGCAATTGTCTCTCCG TTTGCGTCATTCGAGAAGGCCAAGGAAATAGAGGAGTATTTTGCAAGCCGCAGTGTGCCCTCTATTGCAAGAACCCTGAAACAGAGCATTGAACGAATTCACATCAATGCAAATTGGGTTCAGAATGTTCAAAATGAGAAACATCTTGCCGAGGCCGTGAAGGAGTTGGCACACAGGAAGTACTAG